In Nitrospinota bacterium, the genomic window AACATTATAAGAGGACATAACTCCCCTGATTGCTATTTAGGCCATATTGGGGGAGACGATTTTGTATTTATCGTCCCTCCTCATCTTGCAGATGATACCTGTAAACAGATTATCAAGAATTTTGAACTAATTATACCTACCTTTTATGACGAAGAGGATAGGATAAGAGGATATATCGATTCAATA contains:
- a CDS encoding diguanylate cyclase response regulator; this encodes NIIRGHNSPDCYLGHIGGDDFVFIVPPHLADDTCKQIIKNFELIIPTFYDEEDRIRGYIDSIDRQKNRLRFPIMTISIAVVSNEKKKIKHYGEISEIASRLKKHAKSLKGSNYVKDRRK